From a region of the Salvelinus namaycush isolate Seneca chromosome 40, SaNama_1.0, whole genome shotgun sequence genome:
- the LOC120033561 gene encoding uncharacterized protein LOC120033561, whose product MSDTEAASTSEAASTSEAASTSEAASTSEAASTSGSIVNVLDDAPPLIRTDSIYLTKAMLGYKTDDSITSIGNSVDGYVPGSSEEGNFYEENLTGEMSVIRAKKPMTKGKLGQKRDSHGEMSAIRAKQPMTKGKLGQRRGSHSAKGTKRFWSTIEVDAVEDSLMNFIRMGKRPGKQDCEKCIAASPQALVNRDWRAVKFYVHNKIVADQR is encoded by the exons ATGTCAGACaccgaggctgccagtacctctgaggctgccagtacctctgaggctgccagtacctctgaggctgccagtacctctgaggctgccagtacttcTGGGTCGATAGTCAATGTGTTGGATGATGCACCACCGTTGATCAGAACAGACAGTATATAC TTGACCAAAGCTATGCTTGGATACAAGACTGATGACTCAATAACCAGCATTGGCAACAGTGTAGATGGTTATGTCCCAGGATCATCAGAGGAAGGCAATTTTTATGAAGAAAATCTGACAG gagAGATGTCAGTGATTCGGGCCAAaaagccaatgaccaagggaaagctggggcAAAAGAGAGACTCACACG gagagatgtcagcgattcgggccaaacagccaatgaccaagggaaagctgggacaaaggAGAGGCTCACACA GTGCCAAAGGAACAAAAAGGTTTTGGTCGACAATAGAGGTGGATGCAGTTGAAGATTCCTTGATGAATTTTATCCGAATGGGAAAAAGGCCTGGAAAACAAGACTGTGAGAAATGCATTGCTGCTTCTCCCCAAGCGCTAGTAAACAGGGACTGGAGAGCAGTAAAGTTCTATGTACACAACAAAATAGTTGCAGATCAGAGATAA
- the LOC120033520 gene encoding UDP-glucose:glycoprotein glucosyltransferase 1-like, with the protein MADAGSYQAGFGPRMWQHCALLLSLTLLPVVSGGADSKGVTTSLTTKWASTPLLLEASEFLAEESQEMFWDFVEANQNIKGDHDDTDQAYYDLIMKRASALLSTVQLNMLKFALSLRAYSATVHSFQQIASNEPPPSGCSAFFNVHGEKSCDTEKLAALMETAAERPKPYLFKSDHRFPGSNPDIPVVILYAEIGSSEFTMFHQLMLSKANKGLATYVLRHYLASPSSRRVYLSGYGVELAIKNQEYKAKDDTQVQGAEVNATLMGENDPVDEVQGFLFGKLKTLYPELKEQLKELRKHLVESTNEMAPLKVWQMQDLSFQTAARILAAPSSDALNVMRDLSQNFPTKARSITKTVVSSEIRKEMEENQKFFKGTLGLQPGDSALFINGLHIDLDTQDIFSVFEVLRSEARVMEGLRSLLIETPFIHDILKLNVQPSDSDYAVDIRNPAINWINNLETDSRYGSWPYSVQELLRPTFPGVVRQIRKNFHNLVVILDPTHESSAELLNVAEMFYSNNIPLRIGLVFVVSDVDEIDGMEDAGVALLRAFNYITEELDAPAAFDTIISMFNRVPSGGKLSVGDVVKVLEKKFPYVEVGSILGPESTYDDNRKEGRGYYLQTGVGPLPVVMYNGMPYQREQLDPEELETVTMHKILETTSFYQRAVYMGELATDQDVVDFIMTQPNVVPRINPRILSTARTYLDLSNTNNHFIDQYARFLFLNTREKSTAVANSMNYMTKKDDGYIRPVTFWVVGDFDQPSGRQLLYDAIRHMKTSNNVRLGLINNPSDSPSEENSRVARAIWAAIQTQTANNAKNYITKLAKEETAKALETGADVTQFTVGGMDVALFKSAFEGPKFDFLLSHAVYCRDVLKLGKGQRAVISNGRLIGPLEDGEVFNQDDFLLLESIILKTSGERIKSKVQQFGVEEDRASDLVMKIDSLLSSQPKGEARIEHAFADDRYSAVKIRPAEGDVYFDMVAVIDPVTRDAQKLAPLLLVLKKLVNVNLRVFMNCQSKLSDLPLKSFYRYVLEPEVLFQTDGSFSPGPLAKFLDMPQTPLFTLNLNTPESWMVESIRTRYDLDNIYLEEVDSIVAAEYELEHLLLEGHCFDVSTGQPPRGLQFTLGTPSDPVIVDTIVMANLGYFQLKANPGAWILKLRKGRSDEIYKIYSHDGTDSPADADDLIVVLNNFKSRIIKVKVQKRPEKFSEELLSDGTQENDSGFWESLTRGFTGGVKTEESKQEKDDVINIFSVASGHLYERFLRIMMLSVLKNTKTPVKFWFLKNYLSPAFKEFIPYMAEQYGFQYELVQYKWPRWLHQQTEKQRIIWGYKILFLDVLFPLSVDKFLFVDADQIVRTDLKELRDFDLEGAPYGYTPFCESRREMDGFRFWKSGYWASHLAGRKYHISALYVVDLKKFRKIAAGDRLRGQYQGLSQDPNSLSNLDQDLPNNMIHQVPIKSLPQEWLWCETWCDDNSKKKAKTIDLCNNPQTKEPKLQAAVRIVAEWSDYDQEIKRLQNRVQERGAENHTTQKDKPDDTHIEL; encoded by the exons ATGGCAGATGCGGGAAGTTACCAAGCCGGTTTCG gcccCAGGATGTGGCAGCACTGTGCCCTGCTCCTGTCCCTGACCCTGCTACCAGTGGTATCTGGAGGAGCTGACTCCAAGGGTGTCACCACCAGTCTCACCACCAAGTGGGCCTCTACCCCTCTGCTGCTGGAGGCCAG tgAGTTCCTGGCAGAAGAGAGTCAGGAGATGTTCTGGGATTTCGTCGAAGCAAATCAGAACATCAAAGGGGACCATGATG ATACAGACCAAGCGTACTACGACCTGATCATGAAGCGAGCCAGTGCTCTGCTCAGCACAGTCCAACTCAACATGCTCAAGTTCGCCCTATCTCTCAGGGCCTACTCTGCTACTGTACACTCCTTCCAACAA ATAGCGTCCAACGAGCCCCCTCCCTCCGGCTGCTCAGCCTTCTTCAATGTCCACGGAGAGAAGTCATGTGACACGGAGAAACTGGCTGCACTGATGGAGACCGCAGCAGAACG GCCCAAGCCCTACCTATTCAAAAGCGATCACAGGTTCCCGGGATCAAATCCCGACATTCCGGTTGTTATCCTGTATGCCGAGATTGGAAGTTCGGAATTCACAATGTTCCATCAGCTGATGCTGTCCAAAGCCAACAAGGGACTGGCCACCTATGTGCTTCGTCACTACCTGGCT TCTCCCAGCAGTCGTAGAGTATATTTGTCTGGTTATGGAGTGGAGCTGGCCATCAAGAACCAGGAATACAAGGCTAAGGACGATACGCAGGTCCAGGGAGCGGAAGTGAATGCTACACTGATGGGGGAGAATGACCCAGTGGATGAGGTCCAGGGATTCCTCTTTGGAAAACTGAA gacTCTGTACCCTGAGTTGAAGGAGCAGCTGAAGGAGCTAAGGAAACACCTGGTGGAGAGCACCAATGAGATGGCTCCCCTTAAAGTCTGGCAGATGCAAG ATCTGAGTTTCCAGACTGCAGCTCGGATCCTGGCTGCTCCATCTTCAGATGCCCTGAACGTCATGAGAGACCTCAGTCAGAACTTCCCTACCAAGgctag GTCCATCACTAAAACAGTGGTCAGCTCTGAGATACGTAAAGAGATGGAAGAGAACCAGAAG ttcttTAAGGGAACTCTGGGATTGCAGCCTGGAGACTCTGCTCTCTTCATCAACGGACTACACATAGACCTGGACACACAGGACAtcttcag tgtgtttGAGGTTCTCCGTAGTGAGGCCAGGGTGATGGAAGGTCTGCGGTCTCTCCTTATCGAGACTCCCTTCATCCACGACATCCTCAAACTCAACGTACAGCCTTCTGACTCGGACTACGCTGTGGACATCCGCAATCCTGCTATCAAC tggaTTAATAACCTGGAGACAGACAGCAGGTACGGCTCATGGCCTTACAGCGTCCAGGAGCTCCTCAGACCTACCTTCCCCGGAGTCGTGCGACAGATCCGGAAAAACTTTCACAACCTC gtggTGATTCTGGACCCAACCCATGAGAGTTCTGCTGAGCTGTTGAATGTTGCTGAGATGTTCTACAGCAATAACATCCCACTCAG gaTTGGGCTGGTGTTTGTGGTGTCTGATGTTGATGAGATAGATGGAATGGAGGATGCAGGTGTGGCTCTGCTCCGAGCCTTTAACTACATCACAGAAGAGCTGGACGCTCCCGCCGCCTTCGACACCATCATCTCG atGTTTAACCGTGTGCCTAGCGGTGGTAAGCTAAGTGTAGGTGATGTAGTCAAGGTGTTGGAGAAGAAGTTTCCCTACGTGGAGGTTGGCAGCATTCTTGGACCAGAGTCCACTTACGATGACAACAGGAAG gaAGGGCGTGGTTACTACTTGCAGACGGGTGTAGGTCCGTTGCCAGTGGTGATGTACAACGGAATGCCGTACCAGCGAGAACAGCTAGACCCAGAGGAGCTAGAAACTGTCACCATGCACAAAATACTGGAGACTACCAGCTTCTACCAACGGGCTGTCTACATG GGTGAGCTGGCCACTGATCAAGATGTGGTGGATTTCATCATGACCCAACCCAACGTTGTCCCTCGTATCAACCCTCGAATCCTGTCGACTGCCAGGACGTACCTGGACCTCTCTAATACTa ATAACCATTTCATAGACCAGTACGCTCGCTTTCTGTTCCTGAACACCAGAGAGAAGAGCACTGCTGTGGCTAACAGCATGAACTACATGACCAAGAAGG ATGATGGCTACATCCGTCCTGTCACGTTCTGGGTTGTGGGAGATTTTGACCAACCTTCCGGACGGCAGCTACTATACGATGCCATCAGACACATG AAAACCAGTAACAACGTGCGATTGGGCCTGATCAACAACCCTAGCGACAGCCCATCCGAGGAGAACAGTCGTGTTGCCAGGGCGATATGGGCCGCCATACAGACCCAGACAGCTAACAACGCAAAAAACTACATCACCAAGCTGGCTAAAGAAGAGACCGCTAAGGCACTGGAGACTGGGGCCGACGTCACACAGTTCACTGTCGGG ggTATGGACGTTGCCTTGTTTAAGAGTGCGTTTGAAGGTCCTAAGTTTGACTTCCTGCTGTCTCACGCTGTCTACTGCCGAGACGTTCTCAAGCTGGGGAAAGGACAGAGAGCAGTCATCAGCAACGGACGG CTCATTGGTCCGCTAGAGGATGGGGAGGTCTTTAACCAAGATGACTTCCTCCTATTGGAGAGTATCATTTTGAAGACCTCGGGAGAGCGAATCAAAAGCAAGGTCCAGCAGTTTGGGGTGGAGGAGGACAGGGCCAGTGACCTGGTGATGAAGATcgactctctgctctcctctcagcCCAAAGGAGAGGCCAGGATAGAACATGCCTTTGCTGATGACCGATACAG TGCTGTAAAGATCCGGCCCGCAGAGGGAGACGTCTACTTTGACATGGTTGCCGTGATAGACCCCGTAACCAGGGACGCCCAGAAACTAGCTCCGCTCCTATTG GTGTTGAAGAAGCTGGTCAATGTGAACCTGCGTGTGTTTATGAACTGCCAGTCCAAACTCTCAGACCTGCCTCTCAAAAG TTTCTACCGGTATGTGTTGGAGCCTGAGGTGTTGTTCCAGACTGACGGTAGTTTCTCCCCTGGTCCCCTGGCTAAGTTCCTGGACATGCCCCAAACTCCCCTCTTCACACTCAACCTCAACACCCCTGAGAGCTGGATGGTGGAGTCTATACGCACTCGATATGACCTGGACAATATCTACCTggaagag GTGGACAGTATAGTAGCAGCAGAATACGAGTTGGAACATCTGCTGCTGGAGGGTCACTGTTTTGACGTGAGTACAGGTCAGCCCCCCAGAGGACTCCAGTTCACCCTGGGAACCCCCTCCGACCCTGTCATCGTCGACACCATCGTCATGGCCAACCTG GGTTATTTCCAGTTGAAGGCTAACCCAGGAGCCTGGATCCTGAAGCTGAGGAAAGGACGGTCTGACGAAATCTACAAGATCTACAG TCACGATGGAACAGACTCTCCAGCAGACGCTGATGACCTCATCGTGGTGCTCAACAACTTCAAGAGCCGGAtcatcaaagtcaag GTCCAGAAGAGGCCAGAGAAGTTCAGTGAGGAGCTGTTGAGTGATGGAACCCAGGAGAACGACTCAGGCTTCTGGGAGTCACTCACCAG aggGTTTACAGGAGGTGTGAAGACGGAGGAGAGTAAACAGGAGAAGGATGATGTTATCAACATCTTCTCTGTGGCCTCTGGACACCTCTATGAACGTTTCCTCAG gATCATGATGTTGTCTGTTCTAAAGAACACCAAAACACCGGTCAAGTTTTGGTTCCTCAAAAACTACCTGTCCCCGGCATTTAAG GAGTTTATCCCGTACATGGCAGAGCAGTATGGTTTCCAGTATGAACTAGTCCAGTACAAGTGGCCGCGGTGGTTACACCAGCAGACCGAGAAACAGAGGATCATCTGGGGTTACAAGATCCTCTTCCTGGATGTCCTGTTCCCTCTGTCCGTCGACAAGTTCTTATTCGTGGACGCagatcag ATAGTGCGTACCGACCTGAAGGAGCTCCGAGACTTTGACCTTGAAGGAGCGCCGTATGGATACACACCGTTCTGTGAGAGCCGGAGAGAGATGGACGGCTTCCGCTTCTGGAAGTCCGGCTACTGGGCGAGTCACCTCGCTGGACGCAAATATCACATCAG TGCTCTGTATGTGGTAGATCTGAAGAAGTTCCGTAAGATAGCAGCAGGAGACAGACTGAGAGGACAATACCAAGGCCTGAGTCAAGACCCCAACAGCCTGTCCAACCTCGAccag gatctGCCTAATAATATGATCCACCAGGTGCCTATCAAGTCTCTACCTCAGGAGTGGCTCTGGTGTGAGACTTGGTGTGACGACAACTCTAAGAAAAAGGCCAAGACTATAGATCTG TGTAACAACCCCCAGACCAAGGAGCCCAAGTTGCAGGCAGCTGTTCGTATCGTAGCAGAGTGGAGCGACTACGACCAGGAGATCAAACGCCTGCAGAACAGAGtccaggagagaggagcagagaaccACACCACACAGAAGGACAAGCCag ATGATACACATATAGAGTTGTGA